A single window of Oxyura jamaicensis isolate SHBP4307 breed ruddy duck chromosome 3, BPBGC_Ojam_1.0, whole genome shotgun sequence DNA harbors:
- the OST4 gene encoding dolichyl-diphosphooligosaccharide--protein glycosyltransferase subunit 4, protein MITDVQLAIFANMLGVSLFLLVVLYHYVAVNNPKRHD, encoded by the coding sequence ATGATCACGGACGTGCAGCTCGCCATCTTCGCCAACATGCTGGGCGTGTCGCTGTTCCTGCTGGTCGTGCTGTACCACTACGTGGCCGTCAACAACCCCAAGCGCCACGACTGA